The sequence below is a genomic window from Cicer arietinum cultivar CDC Frontier isolate Library 1 chromosome 6, Cicar.CDCFrontier_v2.0, whole genome shotgun sequence.
ATCTCGGATTCATCGACATATCAAGAAAACCCCCAAATCGTAATCGCAACTACCAAAATGATATGCTTGATCCCTACTTCATGCATCCGAGTGACAACCCTGGGCTTGCTCTAGTTTCTCCGCCTCTCAACAACACCAATTTCCATACATGGTCTCGTGCAATGCTCGTCGCCCTCCACTCCAAGAACAAATCGGAGTTCGTTCTTGGAACCCTAAATCGTCCTCCTGATTCAGATCGGCTTTCAATTGCTTGGGATAGATGTAATACCATGGTAATGTCTTGGATAACCAATTCTCTTGATTCACGCATTGCCCAGAGCATAATGTGGATGGAATCCGCAACTGACATATGGAAGGAATTCAAATATAGATATCATCAAGGCGACGTCTTCTGTATCTCTAATTTGCTAGAAGAAATATATGTCCCCCATCAAGGTGACTCCACTATTACTAACTACTTCACAACTTTAAAGAAGTTTTGGAAAGAACTTGACAATTTTTGTCCTCTCCCTACCTGTTCATGTAACCCTAAATGTTCTTGCAACTTACTACCCAAAATTCGTGCTTATAGAGACAATGATTATGTCATTAGATTTCTTAAAGATCTAAATGAGCAATATTCACTGGTTCAGTCCCAAATAATGTTGATGGATCCCCTTCCTAACATTATCAAAGTTTTCTTTATGCTCATCCAACAAGAAAGACAGTTTTTTAGTCCTagtgaagaaataaaatatgttgCTGCCATTTATAATTATGGGTGTGGTTTTGGTTGTGGCTCTACTCCCAATGGTGGACATAATTTTGGTGGTTGTGGACGTGGCTACAAGGTGTGTATTCATTGCAATAAAACTTGCCACACCATCgatgtatgttttaaaaaaCACGGTTATCCACCTAATTATCCTAGATCATATTATGCCACTTCCAACAATTGTTCATCTGCTAATCAACATCCTAATATTGATGACCATGTTGATGAAGATGATAATTCCATTGTTGACGATGGTTCATAAAGTTTCACTTTATGGATCAACAGAAGGCCTTACTCACATTATTACAAGCTTTTAGCGCTTCAACTTCCAACACGGTTAATCACCTTCAGAACTCTTCTTCATCTGTTTTGGGTAATCCTTCGTCTCATcatgttttgaatttattttccaATCATTCTTGACTCCTCAACACAGGGGCCACTAATCACATATGTTTTTCTACTTATATGTTTCAATCTTTTAAACGTACTCCACCTATTtcaataaaattgtataatGGTTCCATGGTTATTACTCAGTTTTCTGGccatgtttttttataataacgTGTTTTATCTTACTGATGTACTTTACTTACCTCAATTCACTACCAATCTAATTTTTGTCCCTAGGTTAACTAGTTATCTTAACtgcaatcttatttttcatGCCACTAATTGTGTGATACAGGACAACATCTCCCAGCAAATGATTGGTACAACTAATATTCAACATGGATTGTATTTGCTTACTTTTCCCAAGTTACATGTTTCTAATGGTTCTtctattttttgtaattttcgtTCAACTTTGCTTTCTAGTATACATAATGTCATAGAAACCAACTATAATATCTGACACTTTCGGTTTGGACATCCTTCTTTGGATACTTTGCAACTTCTTAATAAACAATTTCCTTTTGTTCTTGTTAATGAATGCCATTCCCCTTGTGATATATGTTTATATGCCAAACAAAAGTGATTGCCCTTTTCTCAAAGTGTTTCATGTTTCGATgcttgttttgattttattcatatgaatATTTATGGACCATTCTCCGTTCCATCTATGTTtggttacaaatattttttaactgttGAGGACGATAAAAGTAGATATTGTTGAACTTTTCTTATGAAACATAAGTCTGAAACCTCTTTTCTTgttaagttttttatttcttttaatactCAGTTTAATAAGAAGGTTAAATGTATTCATACTGATATTGGTcctaagtttttttaaaaatatttttatcaaataacgGCATAatccaccaaacatcttgtgtGCAAACCCCTCAGTAAAATGGAATTGTTGAGCGTAAACATCAACACATTTTGAATGTGGCCTGTGCATTTTTGTTTCAAACTAAACTTCCCAAACCTTTTTGGGCTCATGACATTGTTCATGCAATCTTTCTTATTAATAGGTTGTCTTTCAAGCTATTACATTTTGTTTCTCCTTTTAACATACTTTATAATACTTCTCCTGACATTTCCAacttgaaagtttttggttcatCGTGTTTCTCTACTACTTTAAAATCTAATAGGAAGAAATTTGACTCACGGTCTAGCAAATGCGTTT
It includes:
- the LOC101514492 gene encoding uncharacterized protein gives rise to the protein MLDPYFMHPSDNPGLALVSPPLNNTNFHTWSRAMLVALHSKNKSEFVLGTLNRPPDSDRLSIAWDRCNTMVMSWITNSLDSRIAQSIMWMESATDIWKEFKYRYHQGDVFCISNLLEEIYVPHQGDSTITNYFTTLKKFWKELDNFCPLPTCSCNPKCSCNLLPKIRAYRDNDYVIRFLKDLNEQYSLVQSQIMLMDPLPNIIKVFFMLIQQERQFFSPSEEIKYVAAIYNYGCGFGCGSTPNGGHNFGGCGRGYKVCIHCNKTCHTIDVCFKKHGYPPNYPRSYYATSNNCSSANQHPNIDDHVDEDDNSIVDDGS